In a genomic window of Chryseobacterium sp. G0162:
- a CDS encoding GyrI-like domain-containing protein — MEDYKKRIVKTIQYIDANFDADLSLERIAEISAYSPFHFHRIFKLVTGETLQNYIIRKKTEKSAFFLAVKKEMEIKDIYFDLGFSNHSVFSKTFKKYYGLPPSEFRKKAPETFHKILQTERKNGQVDTVFSQYICTIENLLNWAIMNLKIEVKEMPEMNLAAVMSLGIANVEPSFNVLIDWAKKNHLFPRENIKMLSVYHDSFKVTPPDKVRIHACMLLDQKLEDSKGEVFSETIEAGKFIVGSGEVTLNDFEQCWVSLFLWMNEHHYSMRRTFPFEIYHSNFKEHPEGKMIVDFCIPIG, encoded by the coding sequence TTGGAAGACTATAAAAAACGGATTGTAAAAACCATACAATATATTGATGCAAACTTTGACGCAGATCTCTCTCTGGAAAGGATAGCAGAGATCAGTGCCTATTCACCTTTTCATTTTCACAGGATTTTTAAGCTGGTTACAGGAGAAACTCTTCAAAATTATATCATCAGGAAAAAAACCGAGAAAAGTGCTTTTTTTCTGGCGGTAAAGAAAGAAATGGAAATCAAAGATATTTACTTTGATCTTGGCTTTTCAAATCACTCGGTTTTCAGCAAGACATTTAAAAAATATTACGGACTTCCTCCTTCAGAATTTCGAAAGAAAGCTCCCGAAACATTTCACAAGATTTTACAAACAGAGCGCAAGAACGGACAAGTTGATACGGTTTTCAGCCAATACATTTGCACTATCGAAAACCTATTAAATTGGGCAATAATGAACTTAAAAATCGAAGTGAAAGAAATGCCGGAAATGAATCTGGCTGCAGTAATGAGCCTGGGGATTGCTAATGTAGAACCCTCATTCAATGTATTGATAGATTGGGCAAAAAAGAATCATTTGTTTCCCCGGGAAAATATCAAAATGCTTTCTGTTTATCATGACAGTTTCAAAGTAACCCCTCCGGATAAAGTCAGAATTCATGCATGTATGCTTCTGGATCAAAAACTTGAGGACTCAAAAGGAGAGGTTTTTTCAGAAACTATTGAAGCTGGAAAGTTTATAGTCGGGAGTGGTGAAGTGACGCTCAACGACTTTGAACAGTGCTGGGTATCCTTATTTTTATGGATGAATGAACACCATTACTCAATGAGAAGAACATTTCCTTTTGAAATCTATCATTCTAATTTTAAAGAACATCCGGAAGGAAAAATGATCGTGGATTTTTGTATTCCTATCGGGTAA
- a CDS encoding superoxide dismutase family protein, protein MKVQTLALLAGCAFLAASCGTTKTYAVNAKSGTQTGGTAKFTQQGNDVIMKLNVTNLTPGIHAVHIHEKGDCSAADGTSTGGHWNPSKNDHGKWGAEHFHMGDIGNLVADQNGTAVLTFKTDKWCLGCTDESKNIIGKGLIVHAAADDFHTQPTGNAGGRVGCVEIK, encoded by the coding sequence ATGAAAGTACAAACACTAGCATTATTGGCAGGATGTGCATTTTTGGCAGCTTCATGCGGAACTACAAAAACGTATGCCGTAAATGCCAAAAGCGGAACTCAAACAGGTGGAACGGCAAAGTTTACCCAGCAGGGAAATGATGTTATCATGAAACTGAATGTAACCAACCTTACCCCTGGAATCCACGCAGTACACATTCATGAAAAAGGTGACTGCTCTGCAGCAGACGGAACCTCTACAGGCGGACATTGGAACCCATCCAAGAACGATCACGGAAAATGGGGTGCTGAGCACTTCCACATGGGAGATATAGGAAATTTGGTAGCTGACCAGAACGGAACTGCCGTTTTAACCTTCAAGACTGATAAATGGTGCCTGGGCTGTACAGATGAATCTAAAAACATCATCGGAAAAGGTCTTATTGTACACGCTGCAGCTGATGATTTCCATACTCAGCCTACCGGAAATGCCGGAGGAAGAGTAGGATGTGTAGAAATTAAGTAA
- a CDS encoding carboxy terminal-processing peptidase has protein sequence MWKNFKLNKFLLLIPLTSLMFCFNSPKNDDEKMQTIMVSVKNTLSYLHYSPKPINDAYSKDVYKHYFELVDPAKRYFLQSDMDEFNKHETKLDDYINQGDLSFYKLTIDRLYQRVDEIDKITQDIFSKPINLQEDETLTLEPKLKKVPANKQEQYNEWKKFIKYNILQEVESMNSKEEAQKEKKDSVQKYKLNDTIKLKVLTQDEKIKKATDEVKDLVKETFTRFKKRKKMDWFTVYMNAYTEVFDPHTNYYSPKDKEDFDTQFTGKVIGIGALIQEKKGNLYLGALTIGAPAWKSKQLSEGDKILKVKSKPKDDAVNVVGMLSDEAVRLIRGEKGTPVTLTVQKKDGTIKDVTMIREEVAIEDTFARSIVVNAPNGKKYGFINLPSFNADFENSKGRNASDDIKNEIVKLKAQNIEGIILDLRNNGGGSLTEVGDIMGLFMDAGPYVQVKDGNGKIQTLKNKYEAPIWTGPLVIMQNELSASASEILAGVMQDYGRAMVIGSPQSFGKGTVQTFVDLNRFLNTEDDFGSLKLTIQKFYRITGESTQRKGIVSDIQMKDFFTYAEVGERYDDFALAWDKIPATKFEKLNYFNIQALEKASSDRMAKNKNYQLLLESAQWREKLDKEENITLNINKFNEVMKHRKSQIEKFKVLTKFENGLQFIMYPSEVEREKKDEAFKKKSEMWIKNLKKDLYLQEAMNIVSEMGVKS, from the coding sequence ATGTGGAAAAATTTCAAACTGAATAAATTTTTACTACTTATTCCATTAACCAGTCTAATGTTTTGCTTCAACTCGCCGAAGAACGATGATGAAAAGATGCAGACAATAATGGTGAGCGTAAAAAACACTCTTTCTTACCTGCATTATAGTCCGAAGCCTATCAATGATGCCTACTCAAAAGATGTTTATAAGCACTATTTCGAATTGGTAGACCCTGCCAAAAGATACTTCCTGCAATCTGATATGGATGAATTCAATAAGCATGAAACAAAGCTTGATGATTATATCAACCAGGGGGATTTGAGTTTCTATAAACTCACGATAGACAGGCTTTACCAAAGAGTAGATGAAATTGATAAAATTACTCAGGATATTTTCAGCAAGCCTATCAACCTTCAGGAAGATGAAACGCTTACCCTGGAGCCAAAGCTTAAAAAAGTACCCGCAAATAAGCAGGAACAATATAATGAGTGGAAAAAATTCATCAAATACAACATTCTTCAGGAAGTTGAATCGATGAACAGTAAGGAAGAAGCTCAGAAAGAGAAGAAAGACTCTGTTCAGAAGTATAAATTAAACGATACCATTAAGCTTAAAGTTCTTACTCAGGATGAAAAGATCAAAAAAGCTACAGATGAAGTAAAAGATCTTGTAAAAGAGACTTTTACCCGATTTAAAAAGAGAAAGAAAATGGATTGGTTTACGGTGTACATGAATGCTTATACTGAAGTATTCGATCCGCATACCAACTATTATTCTCCAAAAGATAAAGAAGATTTTGATACTCAGTTTACCGGTAAAGTAATTGGTATTGGAGCATTAATTCAGGAGAAAAAAGGAAATCTTTATCTTGGGGCTCTTACCATTGGTGCTCCTGCATGGAAATCCAAGCAGCTTTCAGAAGGAGATAAGATCCTGAAGGTAAAATCAAAACCAAAAGATGATGCTGTAAATGTAGTAGGAATGCTTTCTGATGAAGCTGTAAGATTAATCAGAGGAGAAAAAGGGACACCTGTTACCTTAACCGTTCAGAAAAAAGACGGAACTATTAAAGATGTAACCATGATCCGTGAAGAAGTTGCTATTGAAGATACTTTTGCAAGAAGTATTGTGGTAAATGCTCCGAATGGTAAGAAATATGGATTTATCAACCTTCCAAGCTTTAACGCTGATTTTGAAAATTCAAAAGGAAGAAATGCTTCTGATGATATCAAAAATGAGATTGTTAAACTTAAAGCTCAGAATATTGAAGGAATCATTCTAGATCTTAGAAACAATGGTGGTGGATCACTAACGGAAGTAGGGGATATTATGGGGCTTTTCATGGATGCAGGACCTTACGTACAGGTGAAGGACGGAAATGGAAAAATACAGACTCTAAAGAATAAATATGAAGCTCCAATCTGGACAGGTCCGCTTGTTATCATGCAAAACGAACTTTCAGCATCGGCTTCTGAGATCCTTGCAGGAGTAATGCAGGACTACGGAAGAGCTATGGTAATCGGATCTCCACAGTCTTTCGGAAAAGGAACCGTTCAGACTTTTGTTGACCTGAACAGATTCCTGAATACAGAAGATGATTTCGGATCTTTAAAACTGACGATTCAGAAGTTCTATAGAATCACAGGTGAGTCTACACAGAGAAAAGGAATTGTTTCGGATATTCAGATGAAAGATTTCTTTACCTATGCAGAAGTAGGAGAGCGTTATGACGACTTTGCCCTGGCTTGGGATAAAATTCCGGCTACAAAATTTGAGAAACTTAACTACTTTAATATCCAGGCTCTTGAAAAAGCAAGTTCAGACAGAATGGCCAAGAACAAAAATTACCAGCTTCTGTTAGAATCAGCTCAATGGAGAGAAAAACTGGATAAGGAGGAAAACATTACTTTGAACATCAATAAATTCAATGAAGTGATGAAACACAGAAAATCTCAGATTGAAAAGTTCAAAGTATTGACAAAATTTGAGAACGGATTACAGTTTATTATGTATCCAAGTGAAGTTGAAAGAGAGAAGAAAGACGAAGCTTTCAAAAAGAAATCTGAAATGTGGATCAAGAATCTGAAAAAAGATCTTTACCTGCAGGAAGCAATGAATATTGTATCAGAGATGGGAGTAAAATCATAA
- a CDS encoding lmo0937 family membrane protein translates to MRSLLWLVAVICIVVWLLGMLGIVPGISTGYLIHVLLIIAIIVILYNIITGRKPLD, encoded by the coding sequence ATGAGAAGTTTATTATGGTTAGTTGCAGTCATCTGCATCGTTGTATGGCTTTTAGGAATGCTAGGAATTGTTCCGGGAATAAGCACAGGTTATTTAATTCATGTTTTGCTTATAATAGCTATTATTGTTATTCTTTATAACATTATTACAGGGAGAAAACCACTGGATTAA
- the surE gene encoding 5'/3'-nucleotidase SurE — MERPLILVTNDDGITAPGIRNLISFMNEIGEVVVVAPNSPQSGKGHAITINSTLSYEEVTLDGPQTDYSCSGTPVDCVKMALDKILKRRPDIVVSGINHGANSSINVIYSGTMSAAVEAGVEGIPAIGFSLLDFSWEADFSQAKEYIQSIVRRTLENPMPKGIVLNVNIPKLPASEIKGVKVCKQAHAKWEESFDERVNPHGKKYYWLTGYFNNMDDSEDADETALANGYISIVPVKFDLTAYEYIKTLEEVMVFDTVKETK, encoded by the coding sequence ATGGAAAGACCGCTTATTCTGGTTACTAATGATGATGGAATTACAGCTCCGGGTATCAGAAATTTGATCAGTTTTATGAATGAAATCGGAGAAGTAGTTGTGGTAGCCCCCAACTCTCCTCAAAGTGGCAAAGGCCACGCTATTACGATTAACTCTACACTTAGTTACGAAGAAGTTACCCTTGATGGCCCACAAACAGATTATTCCTGCAGTGGAACTCCTGTAGATTGTGTAAAAATGGCTCTTGATAAAATTCTGAAAAGAAGACCTGATATTGTAGTTTCAGGGATTAATCATGGTGCTAATTCATCCATTAATGTAATCTATTCCGGAACAATGTCTGCTGCTGTTGAAGCAGGTGTTGAAGGAATTCCTGCGATCGGATTCTCATTACTGGATTTCAGTTGGGAAGCAGATTTTAGTCAGGCTAAAGAATATATTCAGAGTATTGTAAGAAGAACTCTTGAAAATCCAATGCCGAAAGGAATTGTTCTGAATGTGAACATTCCGAAACTTCCTGCATCAGAAATAAAAGGCGTAAAGGTCTGCAAACAGGCTCATGCTAAATGGGAAGAAAGCTTTGATGAAAGAGTAAATCCACATGGGAAAAAGTATTACTGGCTAACTGGGTACTTCAATAATATGGATGATTCTGAAGATGCTGATGAAACAGCTTTGGCTAACGGATATATTTCTATTGTACCTGTAAAGTTTGACCTTACCGCGTATGAATATATAAAAACATTGGAAGAAGTAATGGTTTTTGATACCGTAAAGGAAACTAAATAA
- a CDS encoding GMP reductase yields the protein MRIEYDIKLGFKDVMFRPKRSTLKSRSEVNLEREFIFKHTRKKWSGVPVIAANMDTVGTFEMAVELAKDKIITAVHKHYTPEEWTQFLQSQPESIHQYIALSTGTGKADEEKIRMILDKHPKIEFLCIDVANGYSEHFVQFVKTARANFPDKIIIAGNVVTGEMVEELLLVGADIIKVGIGPGSVCTTRVKTGVGYPQLSAIIECADAAHGLGGHIIADGGCKVPGDVAKAFGGGADFVMLGGMFAGHDESGGEMIEENGKKYRLFYGMSSKTAMDKHSGGVAEYRASEGKTVKVAYKGPVAETVKDILGGVRSTCTYVGASKLKELSKRTTFIRVQEQENQVFN from the coding sequence ATGCGTATAGAATATGACATAAAATTAGGGTTTAAGGATGTAATGTTCCGCCCTAAGCGTTCCACATTGAAATCCCGCTCAGAAGTAAATCTGGAAAGGGAATTTATCTTTAAACATACCCGAAAGAAATGGAGTGGAGTTCCTGTTATCGCTGCCAATATGGATACCGTAGGAACTTTTGAAATGGCAGTAGAACTGGCTAAAGATAAGATCATCACCGCTGTACATAAACATTATACTCCTGAAGAATGGACGCAATTTCTGCAAAGCCAGCCTGAAAGTATTCATCAATATATCGCTTTAAGTACCGGAACAGGGAAAGCAGATGAAGAAAAAATCAGAATGATTCTTGATAAGCATCCAAAAATTGAGTTTCTATGTATAGATGTTGCCAATGGTTATTCTGAGCATTTCGTTCAATTTGTGAAGACGGCAAGGGCTAATTTTCCTGATAAGATTATCATAGCCGGTAACGTTGTAACTGGTGAAATGGTAGAAGAGCTTCTTTTAGTAGGGGCAGACATCATTAAAGTAGGAATTGGACCTGGTTCAGTATGTACCACTCGTGTAAAAACAGGCGTTGGTTATCCGCAATTATCTGCGATCATAGAATGTGCTGATGCCGCACATGGCTTAGGAGGCCATATTATTGCAGACGGAGGCTGTAAAGTTCCGGGAGATGTTGCCAAAGCTTTTGGTGGCGGTGCCGATTTCGTGATGTTGGGCGGAATGTTTGCCGGACATGATGAAAGTGGTGGTGAAATGATTGAAGAAAATGGTAAGAAATACCGTTTATTCTACGGAATGAGTTCGAAAACAGCAATGGATAAACATTCAGGAGGAGTAGCTGAATACCGTGCTTCAGAAGGGAAAACTGTAAAAGTAGCTTATAAAGGCCCGGTTGCTGAAACCGTGAAAGATATTTTAGGAGGAGTACGTTCTACCTGTACCTATGTAGGAGCTTCCAAGCTTAAAGAACTTTCCAAAAGAACCACTTTTATAAGGGTTCAGGAACAGGAAAATCAGGTTTTTAACTAA
- the fabG gene encoding 3-oxoacyl-[acyl-carrier-protein] reductase, whose amino-acid sequence MKLLEGKVALITGATRGIGKGIAEMYAQQGAKVAFTYAGSVDKAKELEAALSSVTQIKGYQSDASDYDAAQKLVEEVMAEFGQIDILVNNAGITKDNLLLRMSKEDWDQVIKVNLDSVFNLTKAVIKPMMKARSGSIINMTSVVGIQGHAGQANYAASKAGVIGFTKSVALELGSRNIRCNAIAPGFIETEMTAILDEKIVQEWRDGIPMKKGGQPADVANACVFLGSEMASYITGQTLNVDGGMLT is encoded by the coding sequence ATGAAATTATTAGAAGGAAAGGTAGCGCTAATTACCGGAGCTACAAGAGGAATCGGGAAGGGGATTGCTGAAATGTATGCTCAGCAAGGAGCAAAAGTAGCATTTACTTATGCCGGTTCTGTAGACAAAGCTAAAGAATTAGAAGCAGCTTTAAGTTCTGTAACCCAAATTAAAGGATATCAGTCTGACGCATCAGATTATGATGCGGCTCAAAAATTAGTAGAAGAAGTAATGGCAGAGTTTGGGCAGATTGATATTTTGGTAAACAATGCAGGGATTACAAAAGATAACTTATTATTGAGAATGTCTAAAGAAGATTGGGATCAGGTAATCAAAGTAAACCTTGATTCAGTTTTCAACCTTACAAAAGCGGTGATCAAACCGATGATGAAGGCAAGATCAGGATCTATTATTAATATGACTTCTGTAGTAGGAATTCAGGGACACGCAGGACAGGCAAATTATGCAGCTTCTAAAGCAGGTGTAATTGGATTTACAAAATCTGTGGCATTAGAATTAGGTTCCAGAAATATCAGATGTAACGCTATTGCTCCAGGATTCATTGAAACAGAAATGACTGCTATTCTGGATGAAAAAATAGTTCAGGAATGGAGAGATGGAATTCCAATGAAAAAAGGAGGACAGCCTGCTGATGTAGCCAATGCTTGTGTTTTCTTAGGAAGCGAAATGGCATCATACATTACCGGACAGACCCTAAACGTTGACGGAGGAATGTTAACTTAA
- a CDS encoding WG repeat-containing protein, producing MKKLIFVLCSTVCMGQTNQYTKVLLSKKTGKEVSSYSDGFGVAFDPVSKKQGIIDAKGNITFESSYKGGISHIFKNRFILYSEEENRRKSAIIDEKGNELLPFEDQDFNTPWWSKERIIASRQGKESVYDYNGKLIIPDSDKIRFAGKDTFFVLKDKKWFLYDFSGKQLSDREFKDDYSFENERALITNEDNQREIIGTKGQTLHKFSKNVVDINAYPYLITQNKATGKYGLIDTENNILADEIYSDITPEYFGKKEYIYLRKSNKTAVFYKKDRSIYPNSFKYLYSLSNHFFRVYRDKSDQSGIADLQGNIVVPQEYDFIKNFIVSGKDFIYLKNRNEEKLLDHELKNILNEGDQIVGFYSENIIIKRQDQYYRFSVMNQSAVEIKDVKQVKHQDVEYFNILNEYSKPLVCMNNANLYGILDAKGTEIVPFVYEDIIAFENFENEIVVKKEGKYGVLNFQNEPLTEIIYDKYIWMKEALKLNKDKKTDVIYFTRFRNDVAKL from the coding sequence TTGAAAAAACTGATTTTTGTATTGTGTTCTACAGTTTGTATGGGGCAAACTAACCAATACACTAAGGTTCTTCTTTCCAAAAAGACCGGGAAGGAGGTAAGTTCATATTCTGATGGATTCGGGGTTGCATTTGATCCTGTTTCCAAAAAGCAGGGCATTATAGATGCTAAAGGCAATATTACTTTTGAATCTTCATATAAAGGAGGTATTTCCCACATTTTCAAAAACAGGTTTATTCTTTATTCTGAAGAAGAAAACAGGAGGAAATCAGCAATTATTGACGAAAAAGGAAATGAATTGCTTCCTTTTGAAGATCAGGATTTCAATACACCCTGGTGGAGCAAAGAACGCATTATTGCTTCCAGACAAGGAAAAGAATCTGTTTATGATTATAACGGAAAACTTATTATTCCGGATTCAGATAAGATCCGTTTTGCCGGAAAGGACACTTTTTTTGTTTTAAAAGATAAAAAATGGTTCCTGTATGATTTCAGTGGAAAACAGCTTAGCGATAGAGAATTTAAGGATGATTACAGCTTTGAAAATGAAAGAGCCCTAATCACTAATGAAGACAACCAAAGAGAGATCATAGGGACCAAAGGCCAAACTTTGCATAAGTTTTCAAAGAATGTAGTCGATATAAATGCCTATCCTTATCTGATTACTCAGAATAAAGCCACTGGAAAATATGGGCTGATTGATACTGAAAACAATATTTTAGCTGATGAAATTTACAGTGATATCACTCCGGAGTACTTTGGTAAAAAAGAATATATTTATCTGAGAAAAAGCAATAAAACAGCAGTTTTTTATAAAAAAGACAGGAGTATTTATCCTAATAGTTTTAAATATTTATATTCATTATCCAACCATTTTTTCAGAGTGTATAGAGACAAGTCAGATCAATCAGGGATAGCAGACCTGCAGGGGAATATCGTGGTTCCTCAAGAATATGACTTTATTAAAAACTTTATAGTCTCTGGAAAGGATTTTATTTATCTTAAAAACAGAAATGAGGAAAAGCTTTTGGATCATGAACTCAAAAATATTCTGAATGAGGGTGATCAGATTGTTGGTTTTTATTCTGAAAATATAATTATTAAAAGGCAGGATCAATATTATCGATTTTCAGTAATGAATCAATCTGCAGTTGAAATTAAGGATGTGAAGCAGGTAAAGCACCAAGATGTTGAATACTTTAATATTCTTAATGAATATTCAAAACCCCTTGTCTGTATGAATAATGCTAATCTTTATGGCATTCTGGACGCTAAGGGTACAGAAATTGTTCCGTTTGTTTATGAAGATATTATTGCCTTTGAAAACTTTGAAAATGAAATCGTGGTAAAGAAAGAAGGAAAATATGGAGTTTTAAATTTTCAAAATGAGCCTTTAACAGAGATTATTTATGATAAATATATCTGGATGAAGGAAGCATTAAAATTGAATAAAGATAAAAAAACAGACGTAATTTATTTCACCAGATTTAGAAATGATGTAGCAAAATTATAG
- the rsmI gene encoding 16S rRNA (cytidine(1402)-2'-O)-methyltransferase, whose protein sequence is MSGILYFVPTPVGNLEDMTFRAVNVLKDVDYILCEDTRTSGILLKHFEISKPLKSYHLHNEHQATEKVITDLKNGQNIAIITDAGTPGISDPGYLLAKAGADNTIEMICLPGATALIPALVVSGLPNNEFLFAGFLPQKKGRQTKLKQLAEEKKTIVLYESPHKINTTLEQIKEFFGENTKASLSREISKKFEETKRGTINELIEFSKSKTLKGEIVLIVNNSI, encoded by the coding sequence TTGAGCGGAATCCTATATTTTGTTCCCACACCCGTTGGGAACCTGGAAGATATGACTTTCAGGGCAGTAAATGTCCTTAAAGATGTTGATTATATTTTATGTGAAGATACCAGAACTTCCGGAATACTTTTAAAACATTTTGAAATCTCTAAGCCTTTAAAATCTTATCATTTACATAATGAACATCAGGCCACAGAGAAAGTAATTACAGACCTTAAAAACGGTCAGAATATTGCCATCATTACTGATGCAGGAACCCCAGGAATTTCAGATCCGGGGTATTTATTGGCAAAAGCAGGAGCAGATAATACCATAGAAATGATCTGTCTTCCCGGTGCAACAGCCTTAATTCCGGCTTTGGTGGTTTCTGGGCTGCCGAACAATGAATTTCTATTTGCAGGATTTTTACCACAAAAAAAGGGAAGACAAACCAAGTTAAAGCAGCTTGCTGAAGAAAAGAAAACCATTGTGCTGTACGAAAGTCCACACAAGATCAACACGACATTAGAACAGATTAAGGAATTCTTTGGTGAAAACACAAAAGCAAGTTTAAGCCGTGAAATTTCCAAGAAGTTTGAAGAAACTAAACGAGGAACAATCAATGAATTAATTGAATTTTCCAAGAGTAAAACTTTAAAGGGGGAGATTGTTCTTATTGTCAATAATTCTATTTAA
- a CDS encoding thymidine kinase, producing MFLENTINHSKQSGWMEVICGSMFSGKTEELIRRLRRAEMAGQNVEIFKPKLDIRYSEEDVVSHNQNKIRSTAVDNPNEILLLASNCDVVGIDEAQFFDESIVEIANQLANSGIRVVIAGLDMDFLGRPFGPMPNLMATAEYVTKVHAICKRTGNLANYSMRTSQGDNLVELGETESYEAVSRRVFIDEVLSKRK from the coding sequence ATGTTTTTAGAAAATACAATTAATCATTCCAAACAAAGTGGTTGGATGGAAGTGATTTGTGGCTCTATGTTTTCGGGTAAAACCGAGGAGTTGATCCGAAGATTACGTAGAGCGGAAATGGCAGGACAGAATGTGGAAATTTTTAAACCGAAACTGGATATCCGGTATTCTGAAGAGGATGTTGTTTCTCATAATCAGAATAAAATCCGCAGTACCGCAGTAGATAATCCGAATGAGATTCTTCTATTGGCATCCAATTGTGATGTAGTAGGAATAGATGAAGCACAGTTTTTTGATGAAAGCATTGTTGAGATAGCAAACCAACTGGCCAACAGCGGCATAAGAGTTGTTATTGCAGGATTAGACATGGATTTCCTGGGGCGTCCTTTCGGACCCATGCCCAATTTGATGGCTACCGCAGAATACGTTACAAAAGTGCATGCTATTTGCAAGAGAACAGGTAACCTTGCCAACTACTCTATGAGAACCTCCCAAGGAGATAATCTGGTAGAACTGGGTGAAACGGAAAGCTACGAAGCCGTAAGCCGTCGTGTTTTTATTGATGAAGTGCTTTCAAAAAGAAAGTAA